A single genomic interval of Natronolimnobius sp. AArcel1 harbors:
- the purQ gene encoding phosphoribosylformylglycinamidine synthase I — protein MTVAIIRFGGSNCDRDADRALAHLEIDAEIVWHEDGLPEETTGIMLPGGFSYGDYLRAGAMAARSPIMAEVREAADNGIPVLGVCNGAQVGCESGLTEGAFTTNESARFQCEHVYLRVERADTPWTGAYDEGEVIEVPIAHGEGRYEIRDERLAELEDENRILFRYCDAEGETGTEVNPNGSKHNVAGVLGDDDHVAVLMPHPERATLPDVGATDGQGVLRGFETAGSLE, from the coding sequence ATGACCGTTGCAATCATCCGTTTCGGCGGCTCCAACTGCGACCGCGATGCTGACCGCGCACTCGCACACCTCGAGATCGACGCCGAAATCGTCTGGCACGAGGATGGCCTGCCCGAGGAGACGACAGGCATCATGCTGCCCGGTGGCTTCTCCTATGGTGACTACCTCCGCGCAGGCGCGATGGCTGCGCGCTCGCCGATTATGGCCGAGGTTCGGGAGGCAGCGGACAACGGCATCCCTGTTCTCGGCGTCTGCAACGGCGCGCAGGTCGGTTGTGAGTCTGGTCTGACTGAGGGCGCGTTCACGACCAACGAGAGCGCACGCTTCCAGTGTGAACACGTCTACCTGCGCGTCGAGCGCGCGGATACGCCTTGGACTGGCGCCTACGACGAAGGCGAGGTCATCGAGGTACCGATCGCTCACGGTGAAGGGCGCTACGAGATCCGTGACGAGCGACTCGCAGAACTCGAGGACGAGAATCGGATTTTGTTTCGCTATTGTGACGCCGAGGGCGAGACCGGCACCGAGGTCAATCCCAACGGCTCGAAACACAATGTTGCGGGTGTCCTCGGCGACGACGACCACGTTGCCGTGTTGATGCCTCACCCCGAGCGCGCGACGTTGCCAGACGTTGGCGCGACGGACGGTCAGGGCGTCCTCCGCGGGTTCGAAACTGCTGGCAGTCTCGAGTAA
- a CDS encoding rhodanese-like domain-containing protein produces MSTIGPEQFEDQLSSDDSPYVLDIRPRETYQRDHIEGSYNIPVYNDLRNGDEEALREELSDVPSDATVVTVCKAGIVARKATAVLEEEGYDAVTLAGGQRRWNGYQNGSLGYRLRSALSGLLP; encoded by the coding sequence ATGAGCACAATCGGTCCGGAACAATTCGAGGATCAACTCTCGAGCGACGACTCGCCCTACGTCCTCGATATTCGACCGCGCGAGACGTACCAGCGCGACCACATCGAGGGCAGTTATAACATTCCGGTCTACAACGACCTTCGAAATGGCGACGAGGAAGCGCTTCGAGAGGAGTTGTCGGATGTTCCGAGCGATGCAACCGTCGTCACGGTCTGTAAGGCAGGAATCGTCGCGCGCAAGGCCACGGCCGTTCTCGAGGAGGAAGGCTACGACGCGGTGACGCTTGCCGGCGGCCAGCGCCGTTGGAACGGCTACCAAAACGGCTCGCTCGGTTACCGACTGCGATCTGCCCTCAGCGGGTTGCTTCCCTGA
- a CDS encoding SHOCT domain-containing protein: protein MGSDWTTAGLSMPMAIVIVGLLFSFVALAAVDTGVAVIVAIFAFVFGGDIFREMIAAIQQPSADPANEETAPDEDPQDALERLRTRYADGDLSDSEFERRLEVLLETETVDDVERYLAGESESVQPSGQPSADSRDREFERSMG, encoded by the coding sequence ATGGGAAGTGACTGGACCACCGCTGGGCTGTCGATGCCGATGGCCATCGTCATCGTCGGCCTGCTGTTCTCGTTCGTCGCGCTCGCGGCTGTCGACACCGGCGTCGCGGTGATCGTCGCCATCTTCGCGTTCGTCTTCGGCGGGGATATTTTCAGGGAGATGATCGCCGCGATACAGCAACCGTCAGCGGACCCAGCCAACGAGGAGACCGCGCCGGACGAAGACCCACAAGACGCCCTCGAGCGCCTACGAACCCGATACGCCGACGGCGATCTCTCCGATTCGGAGTTCGAACGCCGACTCGAGGTCCTGCTCGAGACGGAGACCGTCGACGACGTTGAACGCTATCTCGCAGGCGAAAGCGAGTCCGTCCAGCCGAGTGGACAGCCCTCGGCAGACTCGCGCGACCGCGAGTTCGAACGGTCGATGGGCTAG
- a CDS encoding PAS domain S-box protein → MNCVVYADRAPSDDLIAAFVAAGFEPITAETISECHSIHEREPTRLACVVATDSLADGSCIDLCRQFDGASVPVIVCPVDGSEALAGRLLAAGADGYVPRSQAPETLLKRIRDVSTQQQRSLVGPGVDGESHDSAGNEADSPASADPISDDTFLLESQSHDSLESLLESTDADVSLSFTQGETTDRERAGTIVEVVGESVYSLDEAGRFVTVNGTLMAVTGYTRDELVGEHISKILSDASVERRHKRIRALASARGQPDDAVATYEVTLETRTGRQLPCEINAALLGTTGNDEDEMSADVSGDRGTVGIIRDISDRKQMKRELLAHEDKIASLHEVASQLDDCETREEIYDLTVTAAEEVLQFDVCVVDMVEESMLVKKAVSTGVDVEVTQKMSVDKGIAGKTYRTGKTHRVDDLAANPIAQTEDDEYQSVLSVPIGDHGIFQAASSELAAFDHNDEELAELLLSHVTDALERFDFEAELRAERDRFAALFENVPDAAVSTRQRDATSTPIIEAVNPAFEELFGYDEDELLGKPLDTFIVPPEQNAEAATINQQSSQGSVVETEVQRRTADGIRDFMMRVVPIETGDEVGRSVGLYTDITDRKRRRKRLEILNRVLRHDLRNGMNIINGCAEVVADTAEGETADYASVIQERANELIELAEKTRAVERTLERDGSMTAVVDVAAAAERAADAFAYAVDTDSEIDCDLTISLPDQCFVRANHYLETAISEVLENTLEHSDTTSLAVDIQLSPKPDSDGFVTLSISDTGPGIPTEERQLLQEEREITQLRHASGLGLWLVNWAVAQSGGRLTFTDNQPRGTTVTLHLPRADTQAIQYVTEGAADD, encoded by the coding sequence ATGAACTGTGTCGTCTACGCTGATCGCGCCCCGTCTGACGACCTCATCGCCGCGTTCGTAGCAGCAGGTTTCGAGCCGATTACTGCCGAGACGATCAGCGAGTGTCACTCGATCCACGAGCGCGAACCAACTCGCCTCGCCTGCGTCGTTGCGACTGACTCACTAGCTGATGGCTCTTGTATCGATTTGTGTCGTCAGTTCGACGGAGCGTCCGTCCCAGTTATCGTCTGTCCGGTTGACGGAAGCGAAGCACTTGCTGGCCGACTGCTCGCGGCCGGTGCCGACGGATACGTCCCGCGCTCACAGGCGCCTGAGACGCTTCTTAAGCGCATTCGAGATGTCTCAACACAGCAGCAGCGGTCACTCGTCGGACCTGGCGTCGACGGCGAGAGTCACGACAGCGCAGGTAACGAGGCCGACTCACCGGCGTCCGCAGACCCCATATCGGACGATACCTTCTTACTTGAGTCACAGTCACACGACTCGCTCGAGTCGCTGCTTGAGTCGACGGATGCTGACGTTTCACTCTCGTTCACACAGGGTGAGACGACGGATCGAGAGCGGGCAGGGACGATCGTGGAAGTCGTTGGCGAGAGCGTGTACTCGTTGGATGAGGCGGGGCGATTCGTTACCGTCAACGGGACGCTGATGGCTGTCACCGGCTACACTCGAGACGAACTGGTTGGCGAGCATATCTCGAAGATTCTCTCCGACGCGAGTGTCGAGCGACGACACAAACGCATTCGGGCACTTGCTTCCGCACGTGGCCAGCCCGACGATGCTGTCGCAACGTACGAAGTCACGCTCGAGACGCGGACTGGCCGCCAACTCCCCTGCGAGATCAATGCGGCGTTGCTCGGGACCACGGGGAACGACGAGGATGAGATGAGTGCAGATGTGAGTGGAGACCGGGGAACAGTCGGCATCATCCGGGATATCAGCGACCGCAAGCAGATGAAACGCGAGTTGCTCGCTCACGAGGACAAAATCGCGAGTTTGCACGAGGTGGCCTCGCAGCTCGACGACTGCGAGACGCGCGAGGAAATTTATGACCTGACTGTGACGGCCGCCGAAGAAGTACTCCAGTTCGATGTCTGCGTCGTCGATATGGTCGAAGAGTCGATGCTGGTCAAAAAGGCAGTTTCGACTGGCGTCGACGTGGAGGTCACACAGAAGATGTCTGTCGACAAAGGAATCGCTGGGAAAACCTATCGAACGGGCAAGACGCACCGCGTTGACGACCTCGCGGCCAATCCGATCGCACAGACCGAGGACGACGAGTACCAGTCTGTGCTGAGCGTGCCAATCGGCGATCACGGCATCTTTCAGGCGGCCTCATCCGAACTCGCTGCGTTCGATCATAACGACGAGGAACTCGCGGAACTGTTACTTTCACACGTCACCGACGCGCTCGAGCGATTCGATTTCGAAGCGGAGCTCCGTGCTGAGCGGGACCGATTCGCTGCGCTGTTCGAGAACGTTCCCGACGCGGCGGTCAGCACGCGCCAACGTGATGCGACGTCGACGCCAATTATCGAAGCTGTCAATCCTGCCTTCGAGGAACTGTTTGGCTACGACGAGGACGAACTGCTCGGAAAACCGCTCGATACGTTCATCGTTCCGCCCGAGCAAAACGCCGAGGCAGCGACGATCAACCAGCAAAGCAGCCAGGGCTCGGTCGTCGAAACCGAGGTTCAACGCCGCACCGCTGATGGCATTCGCGACTTCATGATGCGGGTGGTCCCCATCGAAACTGGCGACGAGGTCGGTCGGTCAGTGGGTCTCTACACCGACATTACGGACCGCAAGCGCCGACGCAAGCGCCTCGAGATTCTCAATCGAGTCCTTCGTCACGACCTCCGAAACGGGATGAACATCATCAACGGCTGTGCGGAGGTCGTTGCTGACACTGCCGAGGGTGAAACCGCCGACTACGCGTCGGTGATTCAGGAACGAGCGAACGAACTCATTGAACTCGCGGAAAAGACTCGTGCGGTTGAACGCACGCTCGAGCGCGACGGCTCGATGACGGCCGTTGTTGACGTGGCTGCGGCTGCTGAGCGAGCGGCAGATGCATTTGCGTATGCCGTTGACACGGACAGCGAAATCGACTGCGACCTCACAATATCGCTTCCCGACCAGTGTTTTGTGCGAGCAAATCACTACCTCGAGACGGCGATTTCGGAGGTTCTCGAGAACACGCTCGAGCATAGCGACACCACCTCGCTGGCGGTTGACATCCAACTGTCGCCAAAGCCGGATTCTGACGGATTTGTGACGCTGTCGATCAGTGATACAGGTCCTGGGATTCCGACCGAGGAACGCCAGTTACTGCAGGAGGAACGCGAGATCACGCAGTTGCGCCACGCCAGCGGTCTTGGACTCTGGCTGGTCAACTGGGCCGTCGCCCAATCCGGCGGACGGCTCACGTTTACCGACAATCAGCCCCGAGGGACGACTGTCACGTTACACTTGCCTCGAGCCGACACGCAGGCGATTCAGTACGTGACCGAAGGCGCTGCCGACGACTAA
- the purS gene encoding phosphoribosylformylglycinamidine synthase subunit PurS, with translation MTAYTATVTVRLKHGVLDPEAETTKQALGRLGFELEGLRSADRFEIDLEAESADAARERADEMAERLLANPTIHDYDVEVDER, from the coding sequence ATGACCGCCTACACCGCGACGGTGACGGTTCGACTCAAACACGGCGTGCTGGACCCCGAGGCCGAGACGACGAAACAGGCCTTAGGACGCCTCGGATTCGAACTCGAGGGGCTTCGCTCGGCTGATCGCTTCGAAATCGATCTCGAGGCCGAGTCGGCAGATGCCGCCCGCGAGCGCGCCGATGAGATGGCCGAACGCCTGCTGGCGAACCCGACCATCCACGACTACGATGTGGAGGTCGACGAACGGTAG
- a CDS encoding FAD/NAD(P)-binding protein: MRECVIVGGGIHGTYLVQRLLEETPLERSDVLVVDPNDRLLASFRQKARACEMNALRSTFVHHIGTEPFGLEDFAEARGREDELLSRPKYPRRPSLSLFLDYTDYVIERNDLASLHRQAAVTSIRRCDSSSETQSLVLETDAGETITTRTCVLAMGHGGRYQRPSWADGIGEIEHVWDDSFDPETPAGDAIVVGGGITAAQVALCLADRVPDDADDADAAAVTLLSRHDLETAAIEADPRWINWNHVERHLHRHPPGSQARADVLREARNDATIPPTLFDRLESVAESETLSIRHGDVRSARQVDGRVRLVLENGGCCSAERVVLATGFAPVFSHPFVEQVAVELDLECGYRGMPLLSDETLAWQRADDEPSHVFVSGALAAGTVGPLAGNIAGARRAADRLSVGIESIADATRLAA, encoded by the coding sequence ATGCGCGAGTGCGTCATCGTCGGCGGCGGCATCCACGGCACCTATCTCGTCCAGCGACTGCTCGAGGAGACGCCTCTCGAGCGCTCAGACGTTCTGGTCGTCGATCCGAACGACCGATTGCTCGCCTCGTTTCGCCAGAAAGCCCGCGCCTGTGAGATGAACGCGTTGCGCTCGACGTTCGTTCACCACATCGGTACCGAACCGTTCGGACTCGAGGACTTTGCAGAGGCGCGCGGGCGCGAAGACGAGTTACTTTCGCGGCCGAAATACCCGCGCCGCCCGTCGCTGTCGCTGTTTCTCGACTACACCGACTACGTCATCGAGCGCAACGACCTCGCTTCGCTCCATCGACAGGCCGCGGTCACGTCGATTCGTCGCTGTGACAGCTCCAGTGAAACGCAGTCGCTCGTCCTCGAGACCGACGCAGGCGAGACGATCACCACTCGGACGTGCGTCCTGGCAATGGGCCACGGCGGCCGGTATCAGCGCCCGTCCTGGGCGGACGGAATTGGAGAAATCGAACACGTCTGGGACGACTCGTTCGACCCTGAAACGCCCGCGGGCGACGCCATCGTCGTCGGTGGCGGAATCACCGCCGCACAGGTCGCACTCTGTCTTGCTGATCGCGTGCCGGACGATGCCGACGACGCTGACGCCGCCGCCGTTACCCTGCTCTCGAGACACGACCTCGAGACGGCGGCAATCGAGGCCGATCCGCGCTGGATCAACTGGAATCACGTCGAGCGCCACCTGCACCGCCATCCGCCCGGGTCGCAGGCCCGCGCCGATGTACTCCGCGAGGCGCGCAACGACGCGACGATTCCACCGACGCTGTTCGACCGCCTCGAGTCCGTCGCAGAATCGGAGACGCTGTCCATCCGCCACGGCGACGTTCGGAGTGCCCGTCAGGTCGATGGTCGTGTTCGACTGGTACTCGAGAACGGCGGCTGTTGCAGCGCCGAGCGGGTCGTTCTTGCCACCGGTTTCGCGCCCGTCTTTTCCCATCCGTTCGTCGAACAGGTCGCCGTCGAACTCGACCTCGAGTGTGGCTATCGCGGGATGCCGCTCCTGTCCGATGAGACGCTTGCGTGGCAACGGGCGGATGACGAACCAAGTCACGTCTTCGTCTCCGGGGCACTGGCAGCAGGTACCGTTGGCCCGCTTGCGGGCAACATTGCTGGCGCACGCCGGGCCGCTGACCGTCTGAGTGTGGGCATCGAGTCCATCGCCGACGCAACCCGTCTCGCCGCGTAA